A single window of Balaenoptera ricei isolate mBalRic1 chromosome 15, mBalRic1.hap2, whole genome shotgun sequence DNA harbors:
- the PCMTD2 gene encoding protein-L-isoaspartate O-methyltransferase domain-containing protein 2 isoform X3, whose translation MGGAVSAGEDNDELIDNLKEAQYIRSELVERAFRAVDRADYYLEEFKENAYKDLAWKHGNIHLSAPCIYSEVMEALDLQPGLSFLNLGSGTGYLSSMVGLILGPFGVNHGVELHSDVTEYAKQKLDFFIRTSDSFDKFDFCEPCFVTGNCLELSPACSQYDRVYCGAGVQKEHEEYMKSLLKVGGVLVMPLEEKLTKITRTGPSAWETKKILAVSFAPLIQPCHSESGKSRLVQLRDTGSSPGPGRSHMPRSN comes from the exons ATGGGCGGCGCCGTGAGTGCCGGTGAAGACAACGACGAGCTGATAGACAACCTGAAGGAGGCGCAGTACATCCGCTCCGAGCTGGTGGAGCGGGCCTTCCGGGCCGTGGACCGTGCGGACTATTACCTCGAGGAGTTCAAAGAGAACGCGTACAAAGACTTGGCGTGGAAGCACGGTAACATCCACCTCTCCGCCCCGTGCATCTACTCGGAGGTGATGGAGGCCCTGGACCTGCAGCCTGGCCTCTCCTTCCTGAACCTGGGCAGTGGCACTGGCTACCTCAGCTCCATGGTGGGGCTCATCCTCG GTCCTTTTGGTGTGAACCACGGGGTGGAACTCCATTCAGATGTGACAGAATACGCGAAGCAGAAGCTGGACTTTTTCATCAGGACAAGTGACAGCTTCGACAA GTTTGACTTCTGTGAACCCTGCTTCGTTACCGGCAATTGCCTGGAGCTTTCTCCAGCTTGTTCTCAGTATGACCGGGTGTACTGCGGGGCAGGCGTGCAGAAAGAGCACGAGGAGTACATGAAGAGCCTCCTCAAAGTCGGGGGCGTCCTGGTCATGCCGCTGGAAGAGAAG TTGACTAAGATAACTCGCACTGGCCCTTCTGCTTGGGAAACCAAAAAGATTCTGGCTGTTTCTTTTGCGCCACTGATCCAGCCCTGCCACTCAGAGTCGGGAAAATCAAGACTTGTCCAGTTAC gggacacgggttcgagccctggcccgggaagatcccacatgccgcggagcaactaa
- the PCMTD2 gene encoding protein-L-isoaspartate O-methyltransferase domain-containing protein 2 isoform X2: protein MGGAVSAGEDNDELIDNLKEAQYIRSELVERAFRAVDRADYYLEEFKENAYKDLAWKHGNIHLSAPCIYSEVMEALDLQPGLSFLNLGSGTGYLSSMVGLILGPFGVNHGVELHSDVTEYAKQKLDFFIRTSDSFDKFDFCEPCFVTGNCLELSPACSQYDRVYCGAGVQKEHEEYMKSLLKVGGVLVMPLEEKLTKITRTGPSAWETKKILAVSFAPLIQPCHSESGKSRLVQLRCLCLIFKDEKDPRKKEKGREAGAEARWP from the exons ATGGGCGGCGCCGTGAGTGCCGGTGAAGACAACGACGAGCTGATAGACAACCTGAAGGAGGCGCAGTACATCCGCTCCGAGCTGGTGGAGCGGGCCTTCCGGGCCGTGGACCGTGCGGACTATTACCTCGAGGAGTTCAAAGAGAACGCGTACAAAGACTTGGCGTGGAAGCACGGTAACATCCACCTCTCCGCCCCGTGCATCTACTCGGAGGTGATGGAGGCCCTGGACCTGCAGCCTGGCCTCTCCTTCCTGAACCTGGGCAGTGGCACTGGCTACCTCAGCTCCATGGTGGGGCTCATCCTCG GTCCTTTTGGTGTGAACCACGGGGTGGAACTCCATTCAGATGTGACAGAATACGCGAAGCAGAAGCTGGACTTTTTCATCAGGACAAGTGACAGCTTCGACAA GTTTGACTTCTGTGAACCCTGCTTCGTTACCGGCAATTGCCTGGAGCTTTCTCCAGCTTGTTCTCAGTATGACCGGGTGTACTGCGGGGCAGGCGTGCAGAAAGAGCACGAGGAGTACATGAAGAGCCTCCTCAAAGTCGGGGGCGTCCTGGTCATGCCGCTGGAAGAGAAG TTGACTAAGATAACTCGCACTGGCCCTTCTGCTTGGGAAACCAAAAAGATTCTGGCTGTTTCTTTTGCGCCACTGATCCAGCCCTGCCACTCAGAGTCGGGAAAATCAAGACTTGTCCAGTTAC GATGTTTGTGCTTGATATTCAAGGACGAAAAGGAccctagaaagaaagaaaagggaagagaagccGGAGCAGAGGCGCGTTGGCCGTGA
- the PCMTD2 gene encoding protein-L-isoaspartate O-methyltransferase domain-containing protein 2 isoform X4, with protein MGGAVSAGEDNDELIDNLKEAQYIRSELVERAFRAVDRADYYLEEFKENAYKDLAWKHGNIHLSAPCIYSEVMEALDLQPGLSFLNLGSGTGYLSSMVGLILGPFGVNHGVELHSDVTEYAKQKLDFFIRTSDSFDKFDFCEPCFVTGNCLELSPACSQYDRVYCGAGVQKEHEEYMKSLLKVGGVLVMPLEEKLTKITRTGPSAWETKKILAVSFAPLIQPCHSESGKSRLVQLRPASHNY; from the exons ATGGGCGGCGCCGTGAGTGCCGGTGAAGACAACGACGAGCTGATAGACAACCTGAAGGAGGCGCAGTACATCCGCTCCGAGCTGGTGGAGCGGGCCTTCCGGGCCGTGGACCGTGCGGACTATTACCTCGAGGAGTTCAAAGAGAACGCGTACAAAGACTTGGCGTGGAAGCACGGTAACATCCACCTCTCCGCCCCGTGCATCTACTCGGAGGTGATGGAGGCCCTGGACCTGCAGCCTGGCCTCTCCTTCCTGAACCTGGGCAGTGGCACTGGCTACCTCAGCTCCATGGTGGGGCTCATCCTCG GTCCTTTTGGTGTGAACCACGGGGTGGAACTCCATTCAGATGTGACAGAATACGCGAAGCAGAAGCTGGACTTTTTCATCAGGACAAGTGACAGCTTCGACAA GTTTGACTTCTGTGAACCCTGCTTCGTTACCGGCAATTGCCTGGAGCTTTCTCCAGCTTGTTCTCAGTATGACCGGGTGTACTGCGGGGCAGGCGTGCAGAAAGAGCACGAGGAGTACATGAAGAGCCTCCTCAAAGTCGGGGGCGTCCTGGTCATGCCGCTGGAAGAGAAG TTGACTAAGATAACTCGCACTGGCCCTTCTGCTTGGGAAACCAAAAAGATTCTGGCTGTTTCTTTTGCGCCACTGATCCAGCCCTGCCACTCAGAGTCGGGAAAATCAAGACTTGTCCAGTTAC gacccgcgagccacaactactga